A window from Hoeflea sp. IMCC20628 encodes these proteins:
- a CDS encoding serine hydrolase, whose protein sequence is MSNTGKVEAAVPKTARQLGIMQGFPPPPEKRPTLENWDLPPFNRWTFQNVRSLIPTVDVFRGFGPASTLDEAPQDLAGVQFDRENGTSVTIDRFLNESYGDAFLVMHKNRIVFERYLNGMAPETLHLSQSVAKSVVGLLAGILASEGVVDIHAPLAGIVPELAQCGYAYATLDQVLDMRSGVRFTEDYNMPGSDMTRIDIASGWRPKIGGAPRPTIREVILSLPKIRPHGGVFEYRSIETDVVAWALERAAGKSLADLVSQYLWQPIGADRDAYFTVDEAGTALADGGFNATLRDYARLGLLMLNGGKAGGRQVVPAAWIDGIRTGNRDVFGPPYSDVLPNGAYRRFWWIRDADKGQICARGVFGQLIYADPESEFLAVKLSTWPDYIIPSLTRDTFRAIDVIRNALNEM, encoded by the coding sequence ATGTCCAACACCGGCAAGGTTGAAGCGGCTGTGCCTAAAACCGCCCGGCAACTGGGAATCATGCAAGGGTTTCCTCCGCCGCCGGAAAAACGGCCGACGCTCGAGAACTGGGACCTTCCGCCGTTCAACCGCTGGACCTTCCAGAATGTGCGCAGCCTGATTCCGACAGTGGATGTGTTTCGCGGTTTCGGGCCGGCAAGCACGCTCGATGAAGCGCCGCAAGATCTGGCCGGCGTCCAGTTCGACCGTGAGAACGGCACCAGCGTGACGATCGACCGTTTCCTGAACGAGAGTTATGGCGATGCATTCCTGGTGATGCACAAGAACCGCATCGTCTTCGAACGCTATCTCAACGGCATGGCGCCTGAAACGCTGCATCTGTCACAGTCGGTGGCGAAATCCGTGGTTGGCCTGCTTGCCGGCATCCTCGCATCGGAGGGCGTGGTCGATATCCATGCGCCGCTGGCCGGCATCGTTCCTGAACTTGCGCAATGCGGCTATGCCTACGCCACCCTTGATCAGGTGCTGGATATGCGCTCGGGCGTCCGGTTCACCGAAGATTACAATATGCCCGGCAGTGACATGACCCGGATCGACATCGCATCAGGATGGCGCCCCAAGATTGGCGGCGCACCACGACCAACAATCCGCGAGGTCATTCTCAGTTTGCCGAAGATCCGGCCGCATGGTGGCGTGTTCGAGTACCGCTCGATAGAAACGGACGTGGTGGCATGGGCATTGGAGCGCGCTGCCGGCAAGTCTCTTGCTGATCTCGTGAGTCAGTATCTCTGGCAGCCCATTGGCGCGGACCGGGATGCATATTTTACCGTCGACGAGGCCGGGACGGCGCTTGCTGACGGCGGCTTCAATGCGACCCTGCGCGATTATGCCCGCTTGGGATTGCTGATGCTCAACGGTGGCAAGGCCGGTGGCAGGCAGGTTGTGCCGGCGGCCTGGATTGATGGCATACGGACCGGTAACCGTGATGTTTTCGGACCACCCTATTCTGATGTCCTGCCGAATGGTGCTTATCGTCGATTCTGGTGGATCCGGGATGCGGACAAAGGTCAGATCTGTGCGCGCGGAGTGTTCGGTCAGCTGATCTATGCCGACCCGGAGAGCGAGTTCCTGGCAGTCAAGCTATCTACCTGGCCTGACTACATCATTCCCTCGCTCACGCGTGACACGTTTCGCGCCATCGATGTCATCCGCAATGCCTTAAATGAAATGTGA
- a CDS encoding LysR family transcriptional regulator, with translation MFSLTSLRAFDLVARFGTFTEAARELNVSRPAVSKQIKNLEQHLCCQLVVRSRPKVVLTDEGRQLAAGLKQGFDLINTTARRVTERRARSNAVHVLVDRDFATSWLAERVGGFLIQNPGILVEVSAERNGLLRMDEDFSFRIFYGPGGAFASEVLEEEELCEWIDLPLCTQEYSAEHVSDGTLAPTTHFLIDSNYNPWETWFRRAKTPDPGQGTKRTSYNETSLCLSAALAGSGVTIGDSFMCLGAIAEGRLVAPFKLGLRSLERYWICRLKKRELTDAERLFQAWLAQEVLAYQRRVNQVFTDLNIKVLDAD, from the coding sequence ATGTTCTCATTGACCTCCCTACGTGCGTTTGATCTCGTTGCCCGGTTTGGGACGTTCACCGAAGCCGCCCGAGAGTTAAACGTGTCGCGACCGGCCGTCAGCAAGCAGATCAAGAACCTGGAACAACACCTGTGTTGCCAGCTTGTTGTGCGTTCACGTCCAAAGGTTGTGTTGACGGATGAAGGCCGGCAATTGGCTGCTGGCCTGAAACAGGGCTTCGACCTTATCAACACGACAGCTCGACGCGTCACCGAGAGGCGCGCACGGTCAAATGCAGTTCACGTTCTGGTAGATCGCGATTTTGCAACGTCATGGCTCGCTGAACGGGTCGGCGGCTTCCTGATCCAGAACCCTGGTATCCTGGTTGAAGTCAGCGCCGAACGTAACGGCTTGCTGCGCATGGATGAGGATTTCAGTTTCCGTATTTTTTACGGTCCCGGAGGAGCATTCGCGTCAGAGGTTCTCGAAGAAGAGGAACTCTGCGAATGGATCGACCTTCCCTTGTGCACCCAGGAGTACTCGGCAGAGCATGTGTCCGACGGCACTCTGGCGCCCACAACGCATTTTCTTATTGATAGCAACTACAACCCTTGGGAAACGTGGTTTCGAAGAGCAAAAACGCCCGATCCTGGCCAGGGAACAAAACGAACCAGTTACAACGAGACATCACTCTGCCTTTCAGCAGCTCTGGCGGGCTCAGGCGTAACGATTGGGGATAGCTTCATGTGCCTTGGCGCGATAGCCGAGGGTCGGCTTGTCGCCCCGTTCAAGCTGGGTCTGCGAAGTCTGGAGCGATACTGGATTTGTCGGCTGAAGAAGAGGGAGCTTACAGATGCCGAGCGCTTGTTCCAGGCGTGGCTGGCACAGGAAGTTTTAGCCTATCAGCGTCGCGTCAATCAGGTGTTCACCGATCTGAATATCAAAGTTCTGGATGCAGACTGA
- a CDS encoding ABC transporter permease: MSEREDTSTLAAAVDHNRRTERLTRTWLLAPALVIILAISILPLGITVLYSFLTPGTYGGVTWEFSTDSYVQFLFQRDIFDDTLVFNSAYLSIFLRSIGLALGATIGALILGFPTAYFIATKPREQRNIWLFLITLPFWTNLLIRTYAMLLIIRDEGIINIVLMKVGIIGSPLSILYTDTAVFIGLIYSFLPFMVLPIYASLEKLDFSLVEAGYDLYASRLKVLFHVIVPLAKPGIVAGCILVFIPGLGAYITPELLGGGKKLMIGNMIAMQFGASRNWPFGSAAALILMALVVVVLLVNALATGREARSNG; the protein is encoded by the coding sequence ATGAGCGAGCGGGAAGATACATCGACACTTGCTGCTGCGGTCGACCACAATCGACGCACTGAACGTCTGACCCGAACCTGGCTGCTCGCGCCGGCTCTGGTCATCATTCTGGCGATCAGCATCCTGCCGCTCGGGATCACTGTCCTCTATTCATTCCTGACCCCCGGCACCTATGGCGGTGTCACATGGGAATTCAGCACCGACAGCTATGTGCAGTTTCTTTTCCAGCGCGACATCTTTGATGACACGCTGGTTTTCAATTCCGCCTATCTCTCGATTTTTCTCAGGTCGATCGGGCTTGCACTGGGCGCCACAATTGGTGCGCTGATCCTTGGTTTCCCGACGGCCTATTTTATCGCCACCAAGCCGCGTGAACAGCGCAATATCTGGCTGTTTCTGATCACCCTGCCATTCTGGACCAATCTGCTGATCCGCACCTATGCCATGCTGCTGATCATTCGCGATGAGGGCATCATCAACATTGTCCTGATGAAGGTCGGCATCATCGGATCACCGCTGTCCATCCTGTACACCGATACCGCCGTGTTCATCGGGCTGATCTACTCCTTCCTGCCCTTCATGGTGCTGCCGATTTACGCGAGCCTCGAGAAGCTTGATTTCAGCCTGGTTGAAGCCGGCTACGACCTATACGCAAGCCGCCTGAAAGTGTTGTTTCACGTCATCGTTCCGCTTGCCAAACCCGGGATTGTTGCGGGATGCATTCTGGTTTTCATCCCCGGTCTGGGCGCCTACATCACCCCGGAGCTTCTGGGGGGCGGCAAGAAGCTGATGATCGGCAACATGATTGCCATGCAGTTCGGAGCATCGCGTAACTGGCCGTTCGGGTCCGCCGCCGCGCTGATTTTGATGGCGCTGGTGGTTGTCGTGCTTCTGGTCAATGCGCTTGCTACGGGCAGGGAGGCGCGGAGCAATGGCTGA
- a CDS encoding helix-turn-helix transcriptional regulator — protein sequence MRSVVPFNGAFITHLHQNRPPDHVYDNVRAERHRDVVDQYLDTAYLLDPVYDAFLSGRSNCAMRLRDVAPDQFMRSTYYRRYYQNIALRDEMAILVPQGNGAIFYSLGRLRDEPRFSARSVRAFQDEVGIIAALTRKHFERGHVGPIQSGADSPSPDRTLTAALDAFGENILTAREREVATLILKGHSSASVSTMAGIAVGTVKIHRKNIYRKLSISSQSELLSNFLRSVLS from the coding sequence ATGCGGTCAGTCGTGCCTTTCAATGGGGCCTTCATCACCCATCTGCATCAGAACCGCCCGCCCGACCACGTCTATGACAATGTCCGGGCCGAGCGTCACCGCGACGTCGTGGATCAATATCTGGACACCGCTTACCTTCTTGATCCCGTCTACGATGCTTTCCTGTCGGGCCGCAGCAATTGCGCCATGCGATTGCGCGATGTTGCCCCTGATCAGTTCATGCGCTCGACCTATTACCGTCGCTATTATCAAAACATCGCCCTGAGAGACGAAATGGCCATTCTGGTCCCTCAGGGAAATGGTGCGATTTTCTACTCACTTGGCCGCCTCAGGGATGAACCACGGTTCAGTGCTCGGTCGGTGCGAGCATTTCAGGACGAAGTCGGTATCATCGCCGCACTCACCCGCAAGCATTTCGAGCGGGGGCATGTCGGACCAATCCAGTCCGGAGCAGATTCTCCTTCTCCGGACAGGACACTGACTGCAGCACTGGATGCTTTTGGCGAAAACATTCTGACCGCCCGTGAACGCGAGGTTGCGACGCTCATTCTCAAGGGCCACTCCTCCGCGTCTGTTTCAACAATGGCGGGTATCGCGGTCGGCACAGTCAAAATTCATCGGAAGAACATCTACCGGAAGCTATCGATTTCCTCGCAATCGGAGCTTCTGTCGAACTTTCTGCGATCGGTCCTGAGCTGA
- a CDS encoding MHYT domain-containing protein — protein sequence MAMHHNLYLVALSVIVAIQASYVGLYLALRISSAFALNRRLLIAASAITLAVGIWGMHFIGMLSMGMATEVDYLVLPTLLSFLLCVLVTGIAIFLASLRSPHLLAIAAGVMGLGITIMHYVGMIALNSSARMTYDPAYVVVSFVIAVTASGLALWLAFSADRRPPLFLCATFLGCAVSGMHYTAMEGTTFDFSLAAQSASTSFISSDTLAVIVSVVAFAISGIFMLTLVPKRPEGNRNSAGLKAGDDNADDFNDIGFDDTVAARPVDATTNALMDGVSANLLPIEKNGNRFHIAASEVISVHANAHYTYVFNGRDDLFCTLSITEIFERLPKPTFYRTHRSYIVNLAHVGQVKKSGDAAVAELDSPVRRTVPISRARVADLRQELATHQARKHSGIA from the coding sequence ATGGCAATGCATCACAATCTCTACCTCGTCGCGCTTTCCGTGATTGTCGCCATTCAGGCCAGTTATGTCGGTCTGTACCTCGCGCTCCGCATCTCAAGCGCATTCGCGCTTAATCGCCGCCTCCTGATCGCGGCGTCGGCGATCACTCTCGCCGTCGGCATTTGGGGCATGCATTTCATCGGCATGCTGTCCATGGGCATGGCCACAGAGGTCGACTACCTGGTCTTGCCGACACTGCTGTCATTCCTGCTTTGCGTGCTGGTAACGGGGATCGCCATTTTCCTTGCGAGCCTGCGTTCTCCGCACTTGCTGGCGATTGCGGCGGGTGTGATGGGACTGGGCATCACCATCATGCATTATGTTGGCATGATCGCGCTGAACTCCAGCGCCCGGATGACTTATGATCCGGCCTATGTCGTTGTCAGCTTCGTCATCGCCGTAACGGCCTCGGGTCTGGCGCTTTGGCTGGCATTTTCGGCTGATCGGCGCCCGCCGCTTTTTCTCTGCGCCACGTTCTTGGGATGCGCAGTATCCGGAATGCACTACACAGCGATGGAAGGCACGACTTTCGATTTTTCGCTTGCCGCCCAGAGTGCGTCCACCTCGTTCATTTCCAGTGACACGCTGGCCGTGATCGTCAGTGTTGTTGCATTCGCGATTTCCGGGATCTTCATGCTGACGCTGGTGCCGAAGCGACCGGAGGGAAACAGGAACTCCGCTGGCTTGAAGGCGGGAGACGACAACGCTGACGATTTCAATGACATCGGGTTTGATGACACAGTTGCAGCAAGACCGGTAGATGCAACAACCAATGCATTGATGGATGGCGTATCGGCCAATCTGCTGCCGATCGAGAAAAATGGAAACCGGTTTCACATTGCGGCCAGCGAAGTCATATCGGTGCACGCCAATGCCCATTACACCTATGTCTTCAACGGGCGTGATGATCTTTTCTGCACGCTCTCGATCACTGAAATTTTCGAGCGCCTGCCGAAACCGACATTCTACCGGACCCATCGGAGCTATATCGTCAATCTTGCGCATGTGGGTCAGGTCAAGAAATCCGGCGATGCCGCGGTTGCCGAACTCGATTCACCTGTGCGCCGTACAGTGCCGATCAGCCGGGCCCGCGTGGCCGATCTCCGCCAGGAATTGGCCACTCACCAAGCCCGCAAGCACTCGGGCATCGCCTGA
- a CDS encoding cupin domain-containing protein: METAKLIDGKPMGRDHVYFERETPSFRSGIWRSSPYTEFYENYPCDEFMYVLEGSVTMESDGFSETYAKGDAFLVPKGFRGYWKQTEPMLKFYVIID; the protein is encoded by the coding sequence TTGGAAACCGCCAAACTGATTGACGGCAAGCCGATGGGCCGGGATCACGTTTACTTCGAGAGGGAAACCCCAAGTTTCCGTTCGGGAATCTGGCGCTCGTCACCTTACACCGAGTTTTACGAGAACTATCCGTGTGACGAGTTCATGTATGTGCTCGAAGGCTCGGTGACAATGGAGAGTGACGGCTTCTCGGAGACCTATGCGAAGGGTGACGCATTTCTCGTTCCGAAAGGCTTCCGGGGCTACTGGAAGCAGACCGAGCCAATGTTGAAATTCTACGTGATCATCGACTGA
- a CDS encoding ABC transporter permease: MVRDLKAMLGFNATAWICIVTLYLPILVLIAFSFNANRSVVLWTEFSLDWYVKAMDNDGIRNAAWVSVKIALFATVISTVAATMAALATTRTKRFAGQGMVYGIINQPLMIPEIVTAIATLSLFALVKRMTGLTGIGYLMLAHAAFCIPFAYMPIRARLENMTLTLEQAAADLYAPPLKVFTLVTLPLLGPGIVSGAMLAFVVSLDDVIITLMVAGPGETTLPIYILGAIRRGITPEINAVSTILVAVSVLLVVLLFFVQRRMQR; encoded by the coding sequence ATGGTCAGGGACCTCAAGGCCATGCTTGGGTTTAACGCCACCGCCTGGATATGCATTGTCACGCTTTACCTTCCGATCCTTGTGCTGATCGCGTTTTCATTCAATGCAAACCGTTCCGTCGTCCTGTGGACGGAATTTTCTTTAGACTGGTACGTCAAGGCGATGGACAATGACGGGATCCGCAACGCGGCCTGGGTGTCGGTCAAGATTGCGCTGTTTGCCACAGTCATTTCAACGGTGGCCGCAACCATGGCGGCGCTGGCGACGACGCGGACAAAGAGGTTCGCGGGGCAAGGGATGGTTTACGGGATCATCAATCAGCCTCTGATGATCCCCGAGATCGTAACCGCGATCGCAACGCTTTCGCTGTTCGCGCTTGTCAAGAGAATGACCGGCCTGACCGGTATCGGCTATCTGATGCTGGCCCACGCGGCCTTCTGCATTCCATTCGCCTACATGCCGATCCGCGCGCGGCTCGAAAACATGACGCTAACACTCGAGCAGGCCGCAGCGGATCTCTACGCGCCGCCGCTGAAAGTCTTCACTCTGGTCACCTTGCCGCTGCTTGGCCCGGGAATTGTCTCCGGGGCGATGCTCGCCTTCGTCGTTTCGCTGGATGATGTGATCATCACGCTCATGGTTGCGGGCCCGGGCGAGACCACGCTTCCCATCTACATCCTCGGCGCCATCCGGCGCGGGATTACGCCCGAGATCAACGCCGTCTCGACCATTCTGGTTGCGGTCTCGGTATTGCTGGTCGTGCTGCTTTTCTTCGTGCAGCGGCGAATGCAGCGGTAA
- a CDS encoding choline dehydrogenase has protein sequence MVVGAGSAGCIIANRLGEDRNLRILVLEAGGNDNSIFVKMPSAFSIPMNTKRFNWGMKTEPEPGLNGRVMNLPRGKGLGGSSSINGMCYVRGNPMDYELWSALGADGWNWANVLPYFQRLENVRDGGATRGTDGPISVTRGTEENPLYHAFVEAGQQAGYARSPNMNDGQHEGFGPMEMNVGHGERSSTAVGYLRPAVKRGNVRVISHALVDRIVFEGKQATGVLFSCNGKAMFARSGRDVVLCAGSIMSPTILKRSGIGPADELKALGIDVVADRPEVGANLMDHLEIYLQQECTQNVSLYSQMNAFGKAMIGARWLLTKSGLGATNHFETGGHIRSRAGIVYPDIQYHFLPLAVSYDGTTMADGHGFQVHVGTKRSKSRGTVKLRSALSQDLPKVQFNYMTHPDDWLEMRACIRLTREIFAQSAMDPFRGRELAPGEDCLSDESLDQFIIEKVESAYHPCGTCRMGSDESAVVDSETMKVRGVSGLRLVDSSVMPQATAGDLNAPTMMLAERSADLIRGLNLAPAPEAPLLADPQWETRQRSPDISCDYSSNREALHAALIMNAKTETPTRSAS, from the coding sequence GTGGTTGTCGGTGCCGGTTCCGCAGGTTGCATCATTGCCAACCGCCTCGGAGAAGATCGGAATCTTCGCATTCTGGTTCTGGAAGCCGGAGGCAATGACAATTCCATTTTCGTCAAGATGCCATCGGCTTTCTCCATCCCAATGAACACAAAACGGTTCAACTGGGGGATGAAGACCGAGCCGGAGCCCGGCCTGAACGGCCGGGTCATGAACCTGCCGCGCGGAAAGGGACTTGGTGGGTCATCGTCCATCAATGGAATGTGCTACGTGCGCGGCAACCCCATGGACTACGAACTGTGGTCCGCTCTCGGTGCCGACGGCTGGAACTGGGCCAATGTGTTGCCCTACTTCCAGAGGCTTGAAAACGTGCGGGATGGCGGCGCAACTCGTGGCACGGACGGGCCAATTTCCGTGACCCGCGGGACGGAAGAAAATCCGCTTTATCACGCGTTTGTGGAAGCGGGACAGCAAGCAGGTTACGCCCGAAGCCCAAACATGAATGACGGCCAGCATGAGGGCTTCGGCCCGATGGAGATGAACGTCGGCCATGGAGAGCGGTCAAGCACTGCGGTTGGCTATCTGCGCCCTGCCGTCAAGCGGGGCAATGTGCGCGTGATTTCCCACGCACTCGTTGATCGGATCGTCTTTGAAGGCAAGCAAGCAACTGGTGTGCTTTTTTCGTGCAACGGAAAAGCGATGTTCGCCCGGTCCGGTCGTGATGTCGTTCTCTGCGCCGGCTCGATCATGTCGCCAACCATCCTCAAACGGTCCGGCATCGGGCCAGCCGACGAGTTGAAAGCGCTTGGCATCGATGTCGTGGCGGACCGCCCTGAAGTCGGTGCCAACCTGATGGACCACCTCGAGATCTACCTGCAACAGGAATGCACGCAGAACGTCTCGCTTTATTCGCAGATGAATGCCTTCGGGAAGGCGATGATCGGTGCTCGCTGGTTGCTGACAAAGTCCGGGCTGGGGGCGACGAACCATTTTGAAACGGGTGGTCATATCCGCAGCCGGGCAGGCATCGTTTACCCGGATATTCAGTATCATTTTCTGCCGCTTGCGGTTTCCTATGACGGCACGACTATGGCAGATGGGCACGGCTTTCAGGTTCATGTGGGGACAAAACGCTCGAAAAGCCGCGGGACGGTCAAGTTGCGCTCTGCCTTATCGCAAGATTTGCCGAAGGTGCAGTTCAACTACATGACGCACCCGGACGACTGGTTGGAGATGCGTGCCTGCATCCGGTTGACGCGTGAAATCTTCGCCCAGTCCGCGATGGATCCGTTCCGGGGACGGGAGCTGGCGCCGGGCGAAGATTGCCTAAGCGACGAGAGCCTCGATCAATTCATCATCGAAAAAGTCGAGAGCGCCTACCATCCTTGCGGAACCTGTCGCATGGGAAGTGACGAAAGCGCAGTCGTCGATTCCGAGACAATGAAGGTTCGCGGTGTCAGCGGTCTGCGCCTGGTCGACAGCTCGGTCATGCCGCAGGCGACGGCGGGCGACCTTAACGCGCCGACCATGATGCTGGCGGAACGCTCGGCTGACCTGATCCGCGGACTCAATTTGGCCCCAGCTCCGGAAGCACCGCTTCTTGCTGATCCGCAGTGGGAAACACGGCAAAGATCGCCAGACATCAGCTGTGACTATTCTTCAAACCGCGAAGCTTTGCACGCGGCCCTCATAATGAATGCAAAGACAGAAACACCAACCAGGAGTGCCTCATGA
- a CDS encoding ABC transporter ATP-binding protein has product MTGPEIVRDRKAAVSVRALSKTFGDGGYAVTALDAVELDILENEFFTLLGPSGCGKTTLLRLIAGFELPTNGVIALEGADITALPPHRRPINTVFQNYALFPHMTVAENIGFGLRMLGKPATEIKQTTERMLTLVQLEPLAGRRTDQLSGGQQQRVALARALAPAPKVLLLDEPLAALDLKLRKSMQLELKSLQAETGITFVFVTHDQEEALTMSDRIAVMKSGKILQIGSPRDIYDRPTHRFVADFIGDINILEGTVERLDNEVATVRLKDGTAVLAHLGSAAAKSGAVSIAIRPENVRLAKAGETPTLTGILENVVYFGAATNLHLRLATGEEIVIRNPGAVDEGKYQPGASIGAVMQPDLIRVLE; this is encoded by the coding sequence ATGACCGGACCAGAAATCGTCAGAGACCGGAAAGCTGCAGTGTCGGTGCGGGCGCTGTCAAAGACCTTCGGAGACGGAGGGTATGCGGTCACCGCGCTGGACGCTGTCGAACTCGACATCCTCGAAAATGAATTCTTCACCCTTCTCGGCCCCTCCGGATGTGGGAAAACCACGCTTCTGCGTTTGATCGCAGGATTTGAGCTGCCGACAAACGGGGTCATCGCCCTGGAGGGCGCGGACATCACCGCGCTGCCTCCGCACCGGCGCCCGATCAACACGGTGTTCCAGAACTACGCCCTGTTTCCGCACATGACAGTGGCGGAAAACATCGGATTCGGGCTCAGAATGCTCGGCAAGCCGGCCACCGAGATCAAGCAGACCACCGAGCGCATGCTGACATTGGTTCAACTTGAGCCATTGGCCGGACGCCGCACCGATCAGCTTTCAGGCGGCCAGCAGCAGCGTGTGGCCCTTGCCCGGGCACTGGCGCCAGCGCCGAAGGTTTTGCTGCTTGACGAACCACTGGCAGCTCTTGATCTCAAGCTCAGAAAGAGCATGCAGCTTGAACTCAAGAGTCTGCAGGCCGAGACCGGCATCACATTCGTGTTCGTGACCCATGATCAGGAAGAAGCCCTGACCATGTCTGACCGAATTGCCGTGATGAAATCAGGCAAAATACTGCAGATCGGATCTCCGAGAGACATCTATGACCGGCCGACGCATCGCTTCGTTGCTGATTTTATAGGTGACATCAACATTCTCGAGGGAACAGTCGAGCGCCTGGACAACGAAGTCGCGACGGTTCGGCTGAAGGACGGCACAGCGGTGCTGGCGCATCTCGGATCGGCCGCAGCAAAGTCGGGAGCAGTCAGCATTGCAATCAGACCCGAGAATGTTCGATTGGCGAAAGCCGGCGAGACGCCGACGCTTACGGGCATTCTGGAAAACGTTGTCTATTTCGGTGCGGCGACAAACCTTCACCTCCGGCTTGCGACCGGCGAGGAAATCGTCATCCGCAATCCCGGCGCGGTTGACGAGGGCAAATACCAGCCCGGAGCTTCTATCGGCGCCGTCATGCAACCCGACCTGATACGGGTGCTGGAATGA
- a CDS encoding extracellular solute-binding protein, giving the protein MKPVLRLLATASVMALASSAAMAAGELNIYNWGNYTSPDMIKKFEEAYDIKVNLDGYDSNEAMLAKVKAGDTGYDIVVPGDYMIKVMIGEGLLEEVKPNSMENFKNIDPKWVDVWWDPGRDYSIPYQWGTTSFTVDTAIYDGDIDTLALLFDPPEALKGRINMLNDMNDVINAGLRYLGYGRCNGNQDQLREVLALLAKAKPHWRTMDYAVIEKLTSKDVDISQSWNGAAMRARVQRPTLKYAYPKEGFTGWMDNVAVLKGAPNLDNAKLFVNFMMDPENAGLTSNFARYANGIMGSDKFMEPEMLSAPEIVMPASAPAPDFVTPCPQEVVDLYNKIWTQLKQ; this is encoded by the coding sequence ATGAAACCTGTATTGAGGCTTCTGGCCACCGCGTCAGTCATGGCGTTGGCATCATCGGCAGCCATGGCCGCCGGTGAACTGAACATCTACAACTGGGGCAATTACACATCCCCCGACATGATCAAGAAGTTCGAAGAGGCGTATGACATCAAGGTCAATCTTGACGGATACGATTCGAACGAAGCCATGCTTGCCAAAGTCAAAGCCGGCGATACCGGCTATGACATTGTCGTGCCGGGCGACTACATGATCAAGGTCATGATCGGTGAGGGACTGCTTGAAGAGGTCAAGCCGAACTCCATGGAGAATTTCAAGAACATCGATCCCAAATGGGTGGATGTGTGGTGGGATCCGGGTCGCGATTACTCGATTCCATATCAGTGGGGCACGACGTCATTCACTGTCGACACCGCGATTTATGACGGCGACATCGATACGCTGGCATTGTTGTTTGATCCACCTGAAGCGCTCAAGGGCCGGATCAACATGCTCAATGACATGAACGATGTGATCAATGCCGGCCTGCGCTATCTCGGCTATGGGCGTTGCAATGGCAATCAGGATCAGTTGCGCGAAGTGCTCGCCCTGCTGGCCAAGGCCAAGCCGCATTGGCGGACGATGGACTACGCGGTCATCGAGAAACTCACCTCCAAAGACGTTGACATCAGCCAGAGCTGGAATGGTGCGGCAATGCGTGCGCGTGTGCAGCGGCCAACGCTGAAATATGCCTATCCGAAAGAAGGCTTTACCGGCTGGATGGACAATGTCGCTGTCCTCAAGGGCGCTCCAAATCTCGACAATGCCAAACTCTTCGTGAACTTCATGATGGATCCGGAGAACGCCGGATTGACCTCGAATTTCGCGCGTTATGCCAATGGCATCATGGGCAGTGACAAGTTCATGGAGCCAGAGATGCTTTCCGCACCCGAGATCGTGATGCCGGCAAGTGCGCCGGCTCCGGATTTCGTGACGCCATGTCCGCAGGAAGTCGTCGACCTGTACAACAAGATCTGGACCCAGCTGAAGCAGTAG